The Nitrospira tepida genome includes a window with the following:
- a CDS encoding type II toxin-antitoxin system VapC family toxin, producing the protein MYLVDTNVWLERLLEQERFEEVRRFFDSTETGRLFLTDFSFHSIGLVLTRLNKSGLLLNFTQDALLEGAVSLVHLAPENTHALVDVMQQFRLDFDDAYQYVAAEKHNLVLVSFDSDFDRTERGRKTPQAVLQA; encoded by the coding sequence ATGTATTTGGTCGACACGAATGTCTGGTTGGAGCGTCTCCTTGAGCAGGAACGATTTGAGGAAGTTCGTCGGTTTTTCGATTCAACCGAAACCGGCAGACTGTTTCTCACCGACTTTTCCTTCCACTCGATCGGGCTGGTTTTGACAAGGCTGAATAAGAGCGGCCTCTTGCTGAATTTCACGCAGGATGCCCTTCTGGAAGGTGCCGTGTCCTTGGTCCATCTCGCGCCGGAAAACACGCACGCTCTTGTGGACGTGATGCAACAGTTCAGGCTGGATTTCGACGATGCCTATCAGTATGTGGCTGCCGAGAAGCATAATCTCGTTCTCGTGAGTTTCGATTCGGATTTCGATCGTACGGAACGTGGAAGAAAGACCCCTCAGGCGGTATTGCAGGCCTAA
- a CDS encoding DUF2281 domain-containing protein, which translates to MKTLEELVRELPPDMQEEVREFAQYLLEKRVKGRKKYLAQTWAGGLKEFRGQYTSLELQKKALEWRGD; encoded by the coding sequence ATGAAGACTTTAGAAGAACTTGTGCGAGAGCTTCCGCCTGATATGCAAGAAGAGGTTCGAGAATTCGCACAATACTTGTTGGAGAAGCGTGTCAAGGGCAGGAAGAAGTATTTGGCGCAGACCTGGGCTGGCGGGCTCAAAGAATTCCGTGGCCAATACACCTCACTCGAGCTTCAAAAGAAAGCGCTCGAATGGCGGGGGGATTGA
- a CDS encoding site-specific DNA-methyltransferase: MAKASPRKPAGKKTAAPYQHPDAKGLLRPDVGTQAQFKKKQAPKTYRYDSSLSPALDWDATNPAREQGEALIARLERHIAELRVASIPSPSIGEGGGEGEVAKALRQAEEALRELKTLSKPFLNWAGKAERLSFDVPTLPLFIHERLSTKAVIETLAGHKRDQQQTMYDLFGDPQHSITDQVLKAYEYQDNWTNRMVLGDSLVVMNSLLHYEGLGGQVQMIYMDPPYGVKFGSNFQPFVRKRDVSHNDDEDMTREPEMVQAYRDTWELGLHSYLTYLRDRLLLAHDLLTPSGSIFVQISDENLHHVREVMDEVFGADSHAGLISFRKTSALTSGLVAQNADYLIWYCRDLSKIKYRQLYGEKGSDSDLSFYSYVELADGSRRRVSKDEAVGSLPRDAKLFSVSDLTSSHFYSEGKTPFEYEGKSYVPGSRFWTTSPGGMRRIAEAGRIYVSQNSLRYVRYLNDFPYQPLTANWTDTITGQYSEPRIYAVQTATRVLQRCLLMTTDPGDLVLDPTCGSGTTAYVAEQWGRRWITIDTSRVPLALARQRLLTATFPWYELKDQSRGPAGGFVYKRKQNKKGEEVGGIVPHITLKSIANNEPPQEEVLVDRPEVENGITRVSGPFCFEATIPTPVDWEGDGVEDSGTVSTEAYGSFVDRMLEVLRKSPVLRLEGNKTVTLKNIRPPAKTLSLSAEALVANGQDRPVAFVFGPENGAVSEKLVYEAAREAHAKSYTHLYVAGFAIQPNARTLVEKCADVMGVPATYVQATPDLMMGDLLKNMRSSQIFSVCGQPEVQVKKLKSPSPRKGEAVQYQVELLGLDVFDPVTMEVDHKPGADVPAWFLDTDYNDLCFHVSQAFFPRTSAWDNLKKALKGEYEEHVWDHLSGTTSAPFEAGEHRQIAVKVIDDRGNELLVVKKLA, translated from the coding sequence ATGGCGAAAGCATCCCCACGCAAGCCCGCCGGAAAGAAAACAGCGGCGCCCTATCAGCACCCTGACGCCAAGGGGCTCCTGCGGCCGGACGTCGGCACGCAGGCGCAGTTCAAGAAGAAGCAAGCGCCCAAGACCTACCGGTACGACTCCTCGCTGTCGCCGGCCCTCGATTGGGATGCCACGAATCCGGCGCGGGAACAGGGCGAGGCCTTGATCGCAAGGCTTGAGCGGCACATCGCCGAGTTACGCGTTGCATCCATCCCCTCTCCCTCGATCGGAGAGGGCGGGGGCGAGGGTGAAGTCGCCAAGGCCCTGCGTCAGGCCGAAGAGGCGCTGCGCGAACTCAAAACACTCAGCAAGCCGTTCTTAAACTGGGCCGGCAAAGCCGAGCGACTGTCGTTCGACGTGCCGACCTTACCGCTCTTCATTCACGAGCGGCTGTCCACCAAAGCCGTCATCGAGACACTGGCCGGGCACAAGCGAGACCAGCAGCAAACGATGTACGACCTGTTCGGCGATCCGCAGCATTCGATCACGGATCAGGTGCTCAAGGCCTACGAGTATCAGGATAACTGGACGAACCGGATGGTCCTGGGCGATTCGCTCGTCGTGATGAACTCGCTGCTGCATTACGAAGGGCTCGGCGGCCAGGTCCAGATGATCTACATGGACCCTCCCTACGGCGTGAAGTTCGGGAGCAACTTCCAGCCCTTCGTCCGCAAGCGCGATGTCAGCCACAACGACGACGAAGACATGACCCGCGAGCCGGAGATGGTCCAGGCCTATCGGGACACCTGGGAACTGGGCCTGCACTCGTACCTGACCTATCTGCGCGACCGGCTGCTCTTGGCGCATGATCTCTTGACCCCCAGCGGCAGCATCTTCGTCCAGATCAGCGACGAGAACCTGCACCATGTGCGGGAGGTGATGGATGAGGTGTTCGGGGCAGACAGTCATGCTGGACTCATATCGTTTCGAAAAACCTCGGCTCTGACATCTGGCTTAGTCGCTCAAAACGCTGACTATCTCATCTGGTACTGTCGTGACTTGAGCAAGATAAAGTATCGTCAGCTTTATGGAGAAAAAGGGTCGGACAGCGATCTTAGCTTTTATTCCTATGTCGAGTTGGCGGATGGATCTCGTCGCCGTGTATCTAAAGATGAAGCTGTCGGTTCTCTCCCCAGAGATGCGAAACTATTTTCGGTGAGCGATCTCACAAGCAGCCATTTCTACAGCGAGGGCAAGACCCCTTTTGAGTATGAAGGGAAATCCTATGTGCCTGGTTCAAGGTTTTGGACGACTTCTCCAGGAGGAATGAGACGTATAGCTGAAGCTGGGCGCATCTATGTAAGTCAAAACTCTCTCAGATATGTTCGGTATCTCAACGACTTTCCTTACCAGCCCTTGACCGCCAATTGGACTGACACTATTACGGGGCAATATTCTGAGCCACGCATATACGCGGTCCAAACCGCTACGCGAGTTCTCCAGCGCTGCCTCCTCATGACCACCGACCCAGGCGATCTGGTGCTGGACCCGACCTGCGGCAGCGGCACCACGGCTTACGTTGCCGAGCAATGGGGCCGGCGCTGGATCACGATTGATACGAGCCGCGTGCCGCTCGCCCTGGCCCGCCAGCGGCTGCTGACCGCCACGTTTCCCTGGTACGAGTTGAAAGACCAATCACGCGGTCCGGCCGGCGGATTCGTCTACAAACGGAAACAGAACAAAAAGGGCGAAGAGGTCGGTGGCATCGTTCCGCACATCACGCTCAAGTCCATCGCGAACAATGAGCCGCCACAGGAGGAAGTGCTGGTGGACCGCCCGGAGGTTGAAAACGGCATCACCCGCGTGAGCGGGCCGTTCTGCTTTGAAGCCACGATCCCGACGCCGGTGGATTGGGAAGGGGACGGTGTTGAGGATTCCGGGACTGTTTCAACCGAGGCCTACGGTTCCTTTGTGGATCGCATGCTCGAAGTGTTGCGCAAGAGCCCGGTGCTCCGGCTCGAAGGGAACAAAACTGTCACGTTGAAGAACATCAGGCCTCCGGCCAAGACCCTTTCACTGTCAGCAGAAGCCCTCGTAGCGAATGGTCAGGATAGGCCGGTGGCTTTTGTCTTTGGACCAGAGAACGGCGCGGTGAGCGAGAAGCTGGTCTATGAAGCGGCGCGGGAGGCCCATGCCAAGAGTTACACGCACCTCTACGTGGCCGGCTTTGCCATTCAACCGAATGCGAGAACGTTGGTGGAGAAATGTGCCGACGTGATGGGTGTTCCCGCCACCTATGTGCAGGCGACGCCGGATTTGATGATGGGCGATCTGCTCAAGAACATGAGGTCGAGCCAAATCTTCAGCGTCTGCGGCCAGCCGGAAGTCCAAGTCAAGAAGCTCAAGAGCCCCTCACCCCGCAAGGGCGAGGCTGTGCAATACCAAGTCGAGCTGCTTGGTTTGGACGTGTTCGATCCCGTCACGATGGAGGTCGATCATAAACCCGGAGCCGATGTGCCGGCCTGGTTCCTGGACACGGACTACAACGACCTCTGCTTTCACGTCTCCCAAGCCTTCTTCCCTCGCACCAGTGCCTGGGACAACCTGAAAAAGGCCCTCAAGGGCGAATATGAAGAACACGTGTGGGATCATCTCTCCGGGACGACCAGCGCGCCGTTTGAGGCCGGCGAGCACAGGCAGATCGCCGTCAAGGTGATCGACGATCGCGGCAATGAATTGCTGGTGGTGAAGAAGCTGGCGTAG
- a CDS encoding multiheme c-type cytochrome, whose protein sequence is MNRDKAWRKGVIVGAVGMVVLLVGLSLESGRAEEAAKGKLPLEKAFPLAAKCKRCHERVYEEWETSPLSRSLHSPAFRAAIDQYLAFSGGKDKALCLRCHAPHIKEYPDLAESFIKQVQSGDPSIDGVACAQCHLIKEVDRTAHPPMPKYDVGSKTLYGPYKDAAPNLAHQSADLDLFRKSSLCLNCHLTVPTAGNLGTSNDLLGSWETSKAVKSGKECQTCHMPEQLGESANGENKRKVANHTFPGRVGKLRQEAAKLEVTSEVQGEKTKVTVKVHSLVPHSLPTTHPGWASVALDLTIKGKNLRTVHTDRRVYGRKYLDAKGQPTVFDFEAVKVAEDTVLKPEETRVETFTFPTPKDTKSFDVELSLNYAPVAGPSAFLQRIEAESPKGAQDPVFEAVPITKYAENVPISK, encoded by the coding sequence GTGAATCGAGACAAGGCATGGAGGAAGGGCGTCATCGTCGGGGCGGTCGGGATGGTGGTCCTGCTCGTCGGCCTGTCGCTGGAATCCGGACGGGCGGAAGAGGCGGCCAAGGGCAAGTTGCCATTGGAGAAGGCCTTTCCCCTCGCCGCCAAATGCAAACGGTGCCACGAGCGGGTCTATGAAGAATGGGAAACCTCGCCCCTGTCCCGTTCGCTGCATTCGCCGGCGTTTCGCGCCGCCATCGATCAATATTTGGCCTTTTCCGGCGGGAAGGACAAGGCCCTCTGCCTGCGCTGCCATGCGCCGCACATCAAGGAGTATCCGGATCTCGCCGAGTCCTTCATCAAGCAGGTGCAATCGGGCGATCCCTCGATCGACGGCGTGGCCTGCGCGCAATGCCACCTGATCAAAGAAGTGGATCGGACGGCGCATCCGCCGATGCCCAAGTACGATGTCGGGAGCAAGACCCTCTACGGGCCCTACAAGGACGCCGCGCCGAACCTGGCCCATCAATCCGCGGACCTGGACCTCTTCCGAAAGTCCTCCCTCTGCTTGAATTGTCACCTGACCGTGCCGACCGCGGGCAACCTGGGAACGAGCAATGATCTGCTGGGATCGTGGGAGACCAGCAAGGCGGTGAAGTCCGGCAAGGAATGCCAGACCTGTCACATGCCGGAGCAGCTTGGCGAATCGGCCAACGGAGAGAACAAGCGCAAGGTCGCGAACCACACCTTCCCCGGACGAGTCGGGAAGCTGCGCCAGGAGGCCGCGAAGCTGGAGGTGACCAGCGAGGTGCAGGGCGAGAAGACCAAGGTCACGGTCAAGGTCCACAGTCTCGTGCCCCACAGCCTGCCGACCACCCATCCGGGCTGGGCCAGCGTGGCGCTGGACTTGACGATCAAGGGCAAGAACCTCCGGACGGTCCATACCGACAGGCGGGTATACGGCAGGAAATACCTGGACGCCAAGGGCCAGCCCACGGTGTTCGACTTCGAAGCGGTCAAGGTGGCGGAAGACACTGTGCTCAAGCCGGAGGAGACGCGGGTGGAAACCTTCACGTTCCCGACCCCGAAGGACACCAAGAGCTTCGACGTGGAGCTGTCGCTCAACTACGCCCCCGTAGCCGGACCGAGCGCGTTTCTCCAGCGCATCGAGGCGGAATCCCCCAAGGGGGCGCAGGATCCCGTGTTCGAAGCCGTGCCCATCACCAAATACGCGGAGAACGTTCCGATCAGCAAGTGA
- a CDS encoding multiheme c-type cytochrome: MTTLRTWRWIKAGSLFLIAVLMGAVAVYDGAVAQKPDGPAGAGAGDKQAGQASGQASDGVEGWVAEIEKTFIRSEDCKQCHDRHYEEWKGMREQTPDLKTFGRVDAALLHGTSLESPVFKTVFGLWMQTKPTAEQQTKCLSCHVPATTVYPQHAGKIAEQVLNGKVTVEGIGCASCHLIHAIEPNGGPPPTFKIKPGSTLYGPYSDPEENLVHTAEQSDLYRGANFCASCHFDKVKDVTKRDLPGEILQGTICQDCHMEPSTGSSTSKRGSLTRQIGRHWFRGVVIPGTLLKNRNLQAEWMPRVDIEATKSANSVAGTALVRVGSLPHSFPDGDPVLKQFLLTITVKDAQGNVLTTEEKRFGLPYEQILRGPIPDPFIKGGTTRKVPFSHTWQGAAVPASVEAVLTYQLIPEPSPALRDQYLATLPSEDERKRAGNIIDEYIQPRVLTYRVKTL, encoded by the coding sequence ATGACGACGTTGCGGACGTGGCGATGGATCAAGGCGGGCAGCCTGTTCCTGATCGCGGTGCTCATGGGGGCCGTTGCGGTCTACGACGGGGCGGTCGCGCAGAAACCGGACGGGCCGGCGGGAGCCGGCGCCGGGGACAAACAGGCAGGCCAGGCCTCCGGCCAAGCATCGGATGGCGTGGAAGGATGGGTCGCCGAAATCGAAAAGACCTTCATCCGGTCGGAGGATTGCAAACAGTGCCATGACCGCCATTACGAAGAATGGAAGGGCATGCGCGAGCAGACGCCCGACCTCAAGACCTTCGGCCGCGTCGATGCGGCGCTGCTCCACGGGACTTCGCTGGAGTCCCCGGTTTTCAAGACCGTCTTCGGCCTCTGGATGCAGACCAAACCGACCGCGGAGCAACAGACGAAATGCTTGTCGTGCCATGTTCCGGCCACGACCGTCTATCCGCAACATGCGGGGAAAATCGCCGAGCAGGTGCTGAACGGAAAGGTGACGGTGGAGGGCATCGGGTGCGCCTCCTGCCACCTGATCCATGCCATCGAACCCAACGGCGGGCCCCCGCCGACCTTCAAGATCAAGCCCGGGAGCACGCTCTACGGCCCCTACAGCGATCCCGAAGAGAACCTGGTCCATACGGCCGAACAGTCCGACCTTTATCGCGGCGCTAATTTCTGCGCCTCGTGCCACTTCGACAAGGTCAAGGACGTCACGAAGCGGGACCTGCCGGGCGAGATCCTGCAGGGGACCATCTGTCAGGATTGCCACATGGAGCCCTCCACCGGCAGCTCCACCTCCAAGCGCGGGTCGCTCACGCGGCAGATCGGACGCCACTGGTTTCGCGGCGTGGTGATTCCGGGGACGCTGCTCAAGAACCGGAACCTGCAAGCGGAATGGATGCCCCGGGTCGATATCGAGGCGACGAAATCGGCCAACTCAGTCGCCGGCACGGCGCTCGTCAGGGTCGGCAGTTTGCCCCACAGCTTCCCGGACGGGGACCCGGTGCTCAAGCAATTCCTGCTGACGATCACGGTCAAGGACGCGCAGGGGAACGTCCTGACCACCGAAGAGAAGCGGTTCGGCCTGCCCTACGAGCAGATTCTCAGGGGACCGATCCCCGACCCCTTCATCAAGGGAGGGACCACCAGAAAAGTCCCGTTCTCCCATACCTGGCAAGGCGCGGCGGTTCCGGCATCCGTCGAAGCCGTCTTGACCTATCAACTCATCCCCGAGCCCTCGCCGGCGCTCCGCGATCAGTACCTGGCGACGCTTCCGAGTGAAGATGAACGGAAACGCGCCGGGAACATCATCGACGAGTACATTCAGCCGCGGGTCCTGACCTATCGAGTGAAAACCTTGTAG
- a CDS encoding PDZ domain-containing protein, which yields MASFPRKAAGQEALPSGRAFFVAGVVLLTIVGGRLDAFAQASIKGCEMKEEEAMVLGEEFGIAVGPVDEEIQKQLKLQRAEGVVVFEVIGGTPADLAGIKVGAVVKEIDKIDIKTMSDFGCALQRAMKTENFTVGTYETADPSDPVGWGVNFHFVRILKD from the coding sequence GTGGCGAGCTTTCCGCGTAAGGCCGCCGGCCAAGAAGCCCTGCCGTCCGGTCGGGCTTTTTTTGTTGCCGGAGTTGTGCTTCTGACCATCGTGGGAGGGCGGCTCGATGCCTTTGCCCAGGCTTCTATAAAGGGTTGCGAGATGAAAGAAGAAGAGGCGATGGTGTTGGGAGAGGAGTTCGGCATCGCCGTCGGGCCGGTGGACGAGGAGATTCAAAAACAGCTCAAGCTGCAGCGGGCCGAGGGGGTGGTGGTGTTCGAGGTGATCGGCGGGACTCCCGCGGATCTGGCCGGGATCAAGGTCGGCGCGGTGGTCAAAGAGATCGACAAGATCGACATCAAGACCATGAGCGATTTCGGCTGCGCGCTCCAGCGGGCCATGAAGACCGAGAATTTCACGGTCGGGACCTATGAGACGGCCGACCCATCAGACCCGGTCGGCTGGGGCGTGAATTTTCATTTCGTGCGCATCCTGAAGGACTGA
- a CDS encoding ethylbenzene dehydrogenase-related protein codes for MPLPSARLSLRAPSTILLSCLLCATLLAWLGVPLVGSEGMVIRAHLVTGEIPSSPDDAAWEKIPVMTLPLSGQVVTRPVWPEPTARALTVRSVHNGSDIAFLLEWQDNTKNDRLTPGTFRDGVAIGLPLGDAPAFFCMGQLDHYINIWHWKADWQSDVDRRAAKAGERQKGGVRTFEVIPRRASSVEDLVGGGFSTLTSKQSQGRIQGKAIWKDGVWRVVMKRPLASTDQENEAKLVPGRVQTISFAVWNGENKERNGQKAVAPWFQLSIDPTV; via the coding sequence GTGCCACTACCTTCAGCCCGTCTGTCGCTTCGTGCTCCTTCTACGATCCTCCTCTCGTGTCTTCTCTGCGCGACGCTCCTTGCCTGGCTGGGCGTGCCCCTGGTCGGCTCGGAGGGCATGGTCATCCGCGCCCACCTGGTAACGGGCGAGATCCCAAGCAGCCCTGACGACGCGGCCTGGGAAAAAATCCCGGTCATGACGCTCCCGCTGAGCGGCCAGGTGGTGACGCGGCCCGTGTGGCCGGAGCCCACTGCGCGCGCGCTGACGGTCCGGTCCGTGCATAACGGCAGCGACATCGCCTTTTTGCTGGAATGGCAGGACAACACGAAAAACGACCGCCTGACTCCGGGGACGTTCCGAGACGGGGTGGCGATCGGGCTGCCGCTGGGCGACGCCCCGGCCTTTTTCTGCATGGGGCAGCTTGACCACTACATCAACATCTGGCATTGGAAGGCCGACTGGCAGAGCGACGTCGATCGCCGGGCGGCCAAGGCCGGCGAACGGCAGAAGGGCGGCGTGCGGACCTTCGAGGTGATTCCCCGCCGCGCCTCCTCGGTGGAGGATCTGGTCGGGGGAGGCTTCAGTACCTTAACCAGCAAGCAGAGCCAGGGCCGCATTCAAGGCAAGGCCATCTGGAAGGACGGGGTGTGGCGCGTGGTGATGAAGCGGCCGTTGGCCTCTACCGATCAGGAGAACGAGGCCAAGTTGGTGCCGGGACGGGTGCAGACGATTTCGTTTGCGGTCTGGAACGGAGAGAACAAGGAACGAAACGGGCAAAAGGCTGTGGCGCCCTGGTTTCAGCTTTCGATCGATCCGACCGTGTGA
- a CDS encoding NHL domain-containing protein: METQVQLPVGCIERFAGNGKARSTGDGKLAVKAGIPLPHHVTLDRDEAWLYIAESGSDRIRRVNLREGTLHNFAGIGETCYSGDEGPCGEAGLYLPLDVAVDSQNNLYVCDSGSNRIRRIDAETGIITTVAGTGQFGFNGDGPALDVNLTYPAAIAIDRDDVMYIADTQAHRVRRFDIKRGLIETIAGFWTSEDDEREQPLVAKNLVVLSGDAIGIDFTGDDEWLRPGCAEGVDLSLYLDDGKSAMEARLYDLVGIAVGPDGHIYVVDKGSNRVRKIDRHKGTISTVAGKCFYGFDGDGKPAVKAMLHAPEAVTFDQQGHLYISDTMNHRVRKVDAQTGMIATIAGNGDSGYEDKHMGGCGAARFVAKDEVLQAKIGDAPVATEAVVNSPVGLALDRQGHLYVCERGENRVRRVRLW; this comes from the coding sequence ATGGAAACCCAGGTCCAGTTGCCAGTCGGATGCATCGAACGGTTTGCGGGCAACGGCAAGGCGCGGAGCACCGGCGACGGCAAATTGGCCGTCAAGGCCGGCATCCCCTTGCCGCACCACGTCACGCTTGATCGTGACGAGGCGTGGCTCTACATCGCCGAGTCCGGATCGGATCGCATCCGCCGGGTCAATCTCCGCGAGGGCACGCTGCACAACTTTGCCGGGATCGGCGAAACCTGCTACAGCGGCGACGAGGGGCCCTGCGGGGAAGCTGGCCTGTACCTCCCGCTGGACGTGGCCGTCGATTCGCAGAACAATCTGTACGTCTGCGACAGCGGCAGCAATCGAATCCGGAGGATCGACGCCGAAACCGGCATCATCACCACGGTGGCCGGCACCGGACAGTTCGGCTTCAACGGAGACGGGCCGGCTCTGGACGTCAATCTCACCTACCCGGCCGCCATCGCGATCGACCGCGACGACGTCATGTATATCGCCGACACCCAAGCCCATCGCGTGCGGCGGTTCGACATAAAACGCGGCCTGATCGAGACCATTGCCGGCTTCTGGACGAGCGAGGACGACGAGCGCGAACAGCCGCTGGTGGCAAAGAATCTGGTCGTGCTGTCCGGCGACGCGATCGGCATCGACTTTACGGGCGACGACGAATGGCTGCGTCCCGGCTGCGCCGAGGGGGTGGACCTGTCCCTGTACCTGGACGACGGCAAGTCGGCCATGGAGGCCAGGCTGTACGATCTGGTCGGGATTGCGGTGGGACCGGACGGCCATATCTATGTGGTGGACAAGGGCAGCAATCGGGTCCGGAAGATCGACCGCCACAAGGGGACGATCTCGACGGTAGCCGGCAAGTGCTTTTACGGCTTTGACGGCGACGGCAAGCCGGCCGTGAAAGCGATGTTGCATGCGCCGGAAGCGGTCACGTTCGATCAGCAGGGCCATCTCTACATTTCCGACACCATGAATCACCGCGTGCGAAAAGTCGATGCCCAGACGGGGATGATCGCCACGATCGCGGGAAACGGGGACAGCGGCTACGAGGACAAACACATGGGCGGCTGCGGCGCGGCCCGCTTCGTGGCCAAGGACGAGGTGCTTCAAGCCAAAATCGGCGATGCGCCAGTCGCCACCGAGGCGGTGGTGAATTCCCCCGTGGGATTGGCGTTGGATCGCCAAGGGCATCTGTACGTGTGCGAGCGGGGAGAAAATCGGGTCCGGCGAGTCCGGCTCTGGTAA
- the tatA gene encoding twin-arginine translocase TatA/TatE family subunit, whose product MFGSLGFTELILILVIVLIIFGAGKLPQLGEGLGKAIKGFKKSVHEAEAIEAEAQQIAAAQQAQSTAAPPQAPAQPAGATVADVQAAPAPQAPRA is encoded by the coding sequence ATGTTTGGAAGTCTGGGATTCACAGAGCTCATTCTCATCCTGGTGATCGTGCTCATCATCTTCGGCGCGGGCAAGCTGCCGCAGCTCGGCGAAGGACTGGGCAAGGCCATCAAGGGGTTCAAGAAGTCGGTGCACGAGGCGGAAGCGATCGAGGCCGAAGCCCAGCAAATCGCGGCCGCCCAACAGGCGCAGTCGACGGCGGCGCCGCCACAGGCGCCGGCCCAACCGGCCGGCGCGACGGTGGCGGACGTCCAGGCTGCCCCGGCGCCTCAGGCTCCGCGGGCGTAA
- a CDS encoding tetratricopeptide repeat protein has product MEQQTPSPSEPGSAGVASEEHPLSPDEEISELEKLLAEEPDDFQARCRLGELYFSKGRLDDALTEVKKAIDMAEGLRAEMNRSLAMYYSNLGTIYATKGMVDEAEAQFKQALTVFSGDVLSLFNLGRLYADRKNFLQAKEHFERLVEITPEDPIAWYNLAGVYVELDNPQVSDYNTIDMAMQCYMRTLELDPKHLESSFKLMEVALVHNKVDLAIRVMESAVEHNPDEPLAHYNLINVYDKCKMFEQAEEARKRLKERFSKRAREASAP; this is encoded by the coding sequence ATGGAACAGCAGACCCCATCACCATCAGAGCCCGGCAGCGCGGGCGTGGCGTCCGAAGAGCATCCGCTCTCGCCGGACGAAGAAATCAGCGAACTCGAAAAACTACTGGCTGAGGAGCCGGATGACTTTCAGGCCCGGTGCCGCCTGGGGGAACTGTATTTCAGCAAGGGCCGGCTGGACGACGCCTTGACGGAGGTCAAGAAGGCGATCGACATGGCCGAAGGCCTTCGGGCAGAAATGAACCGATCGCTGGCGATGTACTATTCCAATCTCGGGACGATCTACGCCACCAAAGGCATGGTGGATGAAGCGGAGGCGCAGTTCAAGCAGGCGCTCACCGTCTTCTCGGGCGACGTGTTGAGCCTGTTCAATCTCGGGCGCCTCTACGCGGACCGGAAGAATTTCCTCCAGGCCAAGGAGCATTTCGAGCGGCTGGTGGAGATCACGCCGGAGGATCCGATCGCCTGGTACAACCTGGCGGGCGTGTATGTCGAGCTCGACAATCCCCAGGTATCGGATTACAACACGATCGACATGGCCATGCAATGCTACATGCGCACGCTGGAGCTTGATCCGAAGCATTTGGAATCGAGCTTCAAGCTCATGGAGGTCGCGCTGGTCCACAACAAAGTCGATCTGGCCATCCGGGTGATGGAGAGCGCGGTCGAGCACAATCCCGATGAGCCGCTGGCCCACTACAATCTGATCAACGTCTATGATAAGTGTAAGATGTTCGAACAGGCCGAGGAAGCCAGAAAGCGCCTGAAGGAGCGGTTCTCGAAGCGGGCTAGGGAAGCGAGCGCGCCGTAA